In one Chryseobacterium camelliae genomic region, the following are encoded:
- a CDS encoding class I SAM-dependent methyltransferase, which translates to MNEITRVLRTFIGYLKRPDLYPELGRKILKNTINRNNAFKGKEKTNSWASSKAVSQEEAISKLFGMHAGTFKNEFQDVLKGAEEREKVCPIKMGGAGALELIYYACEFSNAQHVVETGVAYGWSSLAALLSLKKRNGTLYSSDMPYLGQNGDQYVGYVVPEDLRSHWKLFRFADKESLPKIFNENSSFDVVHYDSDKSYDGRIWAYQELYRNLRKGGVFMSDDIGDNSAYQDFCEKNTIDTTVVEFEGKYVGVFIK; encoded by the coding sequence GTGAATGAAATTACAAGGGTTCTTAGAACATTTATAGGGTATTTGAAAAGGCCTGATCTCTATCCGGAACTGGGTAGGAAAATTCTTAAAAATACCATTAATAGGAATAATGCTTTCAAAGGAAAAGAAAAAACAAATTCTTGGGCTTCTTCAAAAGCCGTTTCTCAGGAAGAGGCGATTTCTAAACTTTTCGGAATGCATGCCGGAACATTCAAAAATGAATTTCAGGATGTTTTGAAAGGTGCTGAAGAAAGAGAAAAAGTATGTCCTATCAAAATGGGTGGGGCAGGAGCTTTGGAATTGATTTATTATGCCTGTGAGTTTTCAAATGCTCAGCATGTTGTGGAAACAGGTGTTGCTTACGGCTGGTCTTCACTGGCAGCTTTACTTTCACTGAAAAAAAGAAACGGAACGTTGTACAGTTCAGATATGCCTTATCTGGGACAGAATGGCGATCAGTATGTTGGTTATGTGGTTCCTGAAGATCTTAGATCTCATTGGAAGCTTTTCCGTTTTGCGGATAAAGAATCTTTACCAAAAATCTTCAACGAGAACTCTAGTTTTGATGTGGTGCATTATGATTCGGATAAGAGCTATGACGGAAGAATCTGGGCTTATCAGGAACTTTACCGCAATTTAAGAAAAGGAGGCGTGTTTATGAGTGATGATATTGGTGATAACTCTGCCTATCAGGATTTCTGTGAAAAGAATACTATTGATACCACTGTGGTTGAGTTTGAAGGAAAATATGTAGGAGTTTTTATAAAATAA
- a CDS encoding glycosyltransferase family 2 protein produces MALTISVIIPVYNAAQFLEKSVQSALQFEEVTEILLIEDASTDHSLSICEKLVAENARIKLYQHHDKGNHGAGATRNLGLKKAQGEFISFLDADDYYLPNRFDAEKMMFKELNVEGVFGAIGVEYLSEKGKEEFQNKFKNTSLTTVNYNAEGEEVFKGLLGLTQRTFGTFFHLNALTIRKSALQKHHLRFNEKLRVHQDSDFIIKLAYLCYLKSGIIDKAVAIRGVHDDNRITKIKPYSEKFYKNNLLLQQSLYEWSLTVKLKPEYSKRIKLNYLSFKMANEKGFKKYFSYLFNCLRYPELLKTRYRFHALMRPKI; encoded by the coding sequence ATGGCTCTTACGATATCTGTTATTATTCCCGTTTACAATGCTGCACAATTTTTAGAAAAATCTGTACAATCTGCCCTTCAGTTTGAGGAAGTAACAGAAATTCTCCTGATAGAAGATGCATCTACCGATCATTCTCTTTCCATTTGTGAAAAACTGGTCGCAGAAAACGCCCGAATCAAACTTTACCAACATCACGATAAAGGCAATCACGGAGCGGGAGCTACCAGAAATCTAGGTCTGAAAAAAGCTCAAGGCGAGTTCATCTCCTTTTTAGATGCTGATGATTATTATCTTCCTAATCGTTTTGATGCTGAAAAAATGATGTTTAAAGAATTAAATGTGGAAGGAGTTTTTGGAGCTATCGGCGTGGAGTATTTAAGCGAAAAAGGGAAGGAAGAATTTCAGAATAAATTTAAAAACACTTCACTTACAACTGTTAATTATAATGCTGAAGGAGAAGAAGTATTTAAAGGACTTTTAGGATTAACACAAAGAACATTCGGTACATTTTTCCACCTGAACGCATTAACAATCAGGAAATCCGCCCTTCAAAAACATCATTTGCGCTTCAACGAAAAACTTCGTGTACACCAGGATTCGGATTTTATTATAAAACTGGCATATTTGTGTTATTTAAAATCCGGAATTATAGATAAAGCCGTTGCGATAAGAGGAGTACATGATGATAACAGAATTACCAAAATAAAACCCTATTCAGAAAAGTTTTACAAGAACAATCTGCTTCTTCAGCAATCACTGTATGAATGGAGTCTTACCGTAAAACTTAAACCGGAATATTCTAAAAGAATAAAGCTGAATTACCTGAGTTTTAAAATGGCTAACGAAAAAGGATTTAAAAAATATTTTTCATATCTTTTTAACTGTTTGAGGTATCCTGAGCTTTTAAAGACAAGATATCGTTTTCATGCCTTAATGAGACCCAAAATATAA
- a CDS encoding acyltransferase family protein, translating into MKITQITFTRFVAAMAIVISHFNKDVFLYKIPYLSEVFLRANVGVSYFFILSGFIMIVAYHKKEKIGYGDYYRNRFARIYPLYVVGLLLLWFTREEKFLFTDILLYLFGLQSWIPGKAMVLNFPGWSISVEFLFYLLFPFLYNYLYSKKNKSIWVIAILIWIVTQFFSNLYVKSGFYNGPHTESHDFITYFPLFHINEFLIGNLAGLFFIRRHQFKNFDLSVSLIFAAVLLTLIFVPLYFHNGLMAILFVPLIILISRNNGYLTKIFSLKPLEYLGEISYAIYITHIPVLYILRHLVWKKYIFDIDVMFGIYMVVLLLSSAVFYQLIESPAREVLRKFKRPA; encoded by the coding sequence TTGAAAATTACTCAGATTACTTTTACGCGATTTGTTGCTGCAATGGCAATTGTGATTTCGCATTTCAATAAAGATGTATTTCTCTATAAAATACCCTATCTCTCCGAAGTTTTTCTGAGAGCCAATGTTGGAGTAAGTTATTTCTTTATCCTTTCCGGCTTTATTATGATTGTCGCTTATCATAAAAAAGAAAAAATCGGGTACGGAGATTATTACCGGAACAGGTTTGCCCGGATTTATCCTTTGTATGTGGTGGGGTTGCTGCTTTTATGGTTTACACGGGAAGAAAAATTCCTGTTTACGGATATTCTTTTGTATCTCTTCGGCTTACAAAGCTGGATTCCCGGTAAAGCCATGGTTTTGAATTTTCCGGGCTGGTCTATTTCTGTTGAGTTTTTATTCTACTTGCTGTTTCCTTTTCTCTATAATTATTTATACTCCAAAAAGAATAAAAGCATTTGGGTGATAGCAATTCTGATCTGGATTGTGACGCAGTTTTTTTCAAATTTATATGTGAAATCAGGATTTTACAATGGCCCTCATACGGAAAGCCATGATTTTATCACCTATTTTCCACTGTTTCATATCAATGAGTTTCTGATAGGAAATCTTGCCGGATTGTTTTTTATCAGAAGGCACCAGTTTAAAAACTTTGATCTTTCGGTAAGCCTTATTTTTGCGGCTGTTTTGCTGACTTTAATTTTTGTTCCGCTGTATTTTCATAACGGATTAATGGCCATTCTGTTTGTTCCTCTCATTATTTTGATCTCCCGAAATAATGGTTATTTAACAAAGATTTTCTCTTTAAAACCCTTAGAATATTTAGGCGAAATCAGCTATGCGATTTACATTACCCATATTCCTGTTTTGTATATTTTAAGACACTTGGTCTGGAAGAAATATATTTTTGATATTGATGTCATGTTTGGAATTTATATGGTTGTCCTGCTTCTGAGTTCAGCAGTATTTTATCAGTTGATTGAAAGTCCGGCAAGGGAAGTTTTGCGAAAGTTTAAGAGACCTGCTTAA
- the asnB gene encoding asparagine synthase (glutamine-hydrolyzing) — MCGIAGIVTKNAKNYSEAIQKMTDAIVHRGPDSAHHEYFENAALGHRRLSIIDLSENGKQPMFSSSKSECIVLNGEIYGYQAIKKQYCEYPYLGTSDTEVILAMYQRKKEQLIHDLPGMFAFAIWDDEKQQLFCARDRFGEKPFYYAYGKNGEFIFASEIKAILSSELIEPQISQEALSHYLQYGYVSTYQSIYSNIFSLPPAHQLIWKDGEIEVSRYYSIPKKDRILNLSEAKEEFTYLLKSAIEKQLIADVEVGSFLSGGLDSSSVVAMVNTFLPQQTTISFGYDHEESELKYAKEIAEKYNTRHIEIHEKKEDLVSGILKVAPFLDEPFADRSCVPHFEICKSARKSLKVVLSGDVGDELFGGYSFYKVEHEMKKHFSYQNILAQFGQKLYQNIKQISYISQKNIQYDSILDFHQYEVRNFFNKKERTALGITEDYQQPYSFNADQNSLNDIMRTDLEKFVPGNMLVKSDRMAMANSLEVRTPFLDIDFAEFCIQLPEQLKINSENDKIILRESMNSYWTETIRNRNKQGFGLGIENWFEEESLLKFSDELLKDKNQKIYSYIDFDAAQNFLDKGQKHWNLLQLALWATQHSKFV; from the coding sequence ATGTGTGGAATAGCCGGAATCGTTACTAAAAATGCAAAAAATTACTCTGAAGCCATTCAGAAAATGACGGATGCCATTGTACATCGCGGTCCGGATTCTGCCCATCATGAATATTTTGAAAATGCTGCATTAGGTCATCGAAGATTATCCATCATTGACCTTTCAGAAAACGGAAAACAACCAATGTTTTCGTCTTCCAAAAGCGAATGCATTGTTTTAAATGGGGAAATCTATGGTTATCAGGCTATAAAAAAGCAATATTGCGAATATCCTTACCTGGGAACCTCCGATACGGAAGTCATTCTCGCCATGTATCAGAGAAAAAAAGAACAGCTCATTCATGATCTTCCCGGAATGTTTGCTTTTGCCATTTGGGATGATGAGAAACAGCAACTGTTCTGTGCCCGTGACCGATTTGGTGAAAAGCCGTTTTATTACGCTTATGGCAAAAACGGTGAATTTATTTTTGCTTCCGAAATCAAGGCTATTCTTTCCAGTGAGCTTATTGAACCTCAAATCAGCCAGGAAGCACTCTCCCATTATCTTCAGTACGGCTATGTAAGTACCTATCAAAGCATTTACAGCAATATATTTTCACTTCCTCCGGCTCACCAATTGATTTGGAAAGACGGAGAAATTGAAGTTTCCCGTTATTACAGCATTCCAAAAAAGGATCGAATATTAAACCTTTCAGAAGCTAAAGAAGAATTTACTTATCTGCTGAAATCAGCAATCGAAAAACAGCTTATCGCTGATGTTGAAGTCGGAAGCTTTCTGAGCGGAGGTCTTGATTCTTCTTCTGTCGTTGCCATGGTAAATACTTTTTTACCTCAGCAGACAACCATCAGCTTTGGATATGACCACGAAGAAAGCGAACTTAAGTATGCCAAAGAAATTGCCGAAAAATACAATACCAGACACATTGAAATTCACGAAAAAAAGGAAGATCTTGTTTCCGGAATTCTGAAAGTGGCTCCTTTTCTTGACGAACCTTTTGCCGATCGTTCTTGTGTTCCGCATTTTGAAATCTGTAAAAGTGCCCGGAAAAGCCTTAAGGTGGTACTTTCCGGAGATGTAGGTGATGAATTGTTCGGCGGCTACAGCTTTTACAAAGTAGAGCATGAAATGAAAAAACATTTCAGCTACCAGAATATTCTGGCTCAGTTTGGACAAAAATTGTATCAAAACATAAAGCAGATCTCTTACATTTCACAAAAAAACATTCAATACGATTCTATTCTGGATTTCCATCAGTATGAAGTAAGGAATTTCTTTAATAAAAAAGAAAGAACAGCTTTAGGAATTACTGAGGATTATCAGCAACCTTACAGTTTTAACGCAGATCAAAACTCTCTGAACGATATTATGCGAACCGATCTTGAAAAATTCGTACCCGGAAATATGCTGGTAAAATCAGACCGGATGGCAATGGCAAATTCTTTAGAGGTAAGAACTCCGTTTTTGGATATTGATTTTGCAGAATTCTGCATCCAGCTTCCGGAACAGCTGAAAATAAACTCAGAGAATGATAAAATCATTTTAAGAGAATCAATGAATTCTTACTGGACGGAAACCATCAGAAACAGGAATAAGCAAGGTTTCGGGCTCGGAATAGAAAACTGGTTTGAAGAAGAAAGCCTACTGAAATTCTCTGATGAATTGTTAAAAGATAAAAACCAAAAGATCTACAGCTATATCGACTTTGATGCAGCACAAAACTTCTTGGATAAAGGTCAAAAACACTGGAATCTGCTGCAACTTGCATTATGGGCAACTCAACATTCTAAATTCGTGTAA
- a CDS encoding glycosyltransferase family 2 protein, producing MKISVIIPVYNAENYVTQAVESALQFDEVSEIILVEDKSPDHALEVCQDLEKKHERVKLFQHPDKENHGAGASRNLGIQKATGDFIAFLDADDYYLPNRFDAEKKLFEDQEVDAVYGALGVHYYSEKAKEQYEPLFGNRLTTVYKKHDPKEVFPGLLNMKGSFGLFSIDGLTVRRKRLLEKIQPVFKTHLRLHQDTEFLFRSSYYLNFHSGILDKAIAIRGVHESNRITQVDSNKAKPSITRVMLWREVNTWAESEPTLPENIKTHIKRMYRSWEIANSSPAKKWSMILKYLITDYKSIRSGLYNINFRKNLF from the coding sequence ATGAAAATCTCCGTAATTATTCCTGTTTACAACGCTGAAAATTATGTCACACAAGCTGTAGAGTCTGCTTTGCAGTTCGATGAAGTTTCTGAAATTATTTTGGTCGAGGATAAGTCTCCGGATCATGCTCTTGAAGTATGCCAAGATCTCGAAAAAAAACATGAGAGGGTAAAGCTGTTTCAGCATCCTGACAAAGAAAATCACGGAGCCGGAGCAAGCAGAAACTTAGGCATTCAAAAGGCAACAGGAGATTTTATTGCTTTTCTTGATGCAGACGATTATTACCTTCCCAACAGGTTTGATGCTGAAAAAAAATTATTTGAAGATCAAGAAGTCGATGCTGTTTACGGAGCTTTGGGAGTGCATTATTACTCAGAAAAAGCAAAAGAACAGTATGAACCGCTTTTTGGAAATCGCCTGACAACCGTTTATAAAAAACATGATCCTAAAGAGGTATTTCCGGGATTGCTTAATATGAAAGGGAGCTTCGGGCTTTTCAGTATTGACGGGCTTACTGTGAGAAGAAAACGGTTACTGGAGAAAATACAGCCGGTTTTTAAAACCCATCTCAGGCTTCATCAGGATACAGAATTTTTGTTCAGAAGTTCCTATTACCTTAATTTTCATTCGGGAATTCTGGACAAAGCAATTGCCATTCGAGGCGTACATGAAAGCAACAGGATTACGCAAGTAGATTCCAACAAGGCGAAACCTTCGATAACGAGGGTGATGCTTTGGAGAGAAGTGAATACATGGGCAGAAAGCGAACCTACTCTTCCCGAAAATATTAAAACACATATCAAAAGAATGTACAGAAGCTGGGAAATTGCCAATTCTTCGCCGGCAAAAAAATGGAGCATGATTTTAAAATACCTGATCACAGACTACAAAAGCATCAGATCAGGATTGTACAACATTAATTTTAGAAAAAATTTATTTTAG
- a CDS encoding methyltransferase domain-containing protein encodes MENNWAEFWNKKQDGFDNIMQHTTAYFQKNYTRHFPIEQDDVLLDYGCGPGYFQEKCTSHKNHFIGVDISKNYISFCKEKFSKYPNFSFYLIEGSNDFLTIKNAISEEKVNKIVCLSVLQYFPDEQAVEKFLDSIFSSGKIHATFGDVIPKNSSLIKDTFHVFVGALKNGFIFSYISFILKTLFSDYFKKDKAPLLQFDKDFFIKYAQQKNLNISLLNLSIPKTRFTVVLSNTN; translated from the coding sequence ATGGAAAATAACTGGGCAGAATTTTGGAATAAAAAACAGGATGGGTTTGATAATATCATGCAGCACACCACTGCTTATTTTCAAAAAAATTATACCCGCCATTTTCCTATCGAGCAAGATGATGTTTTACTGGACTACGGATGCGGACCCGGCTATTTTCAGGAAAAATGCACTTCGCATAAAAACCATTTTATAGGTGTGGATATTTCGAAAAATTACATCAGTTTTTGTAAAGAAAAATTTAGCAAATACCCGAATTTCAGCTTTTATTTAATTGAGGGCTCCAATGATTTCTTAACCATTAAAAATGCTATTTCTGAGGAAAAAGTGAACAAAATCGTTTGCTTAAGCGTTCTGCAATATTTTCCGGACGAACAAGCAGTAGAAAAATTTCTTGACAGCATATTCAGTTCCGGAAAGATTCATGCAACTTTTGGTGATGTCATTCCGAAAAACAGCAGTCTTATCAAAGATACGTTCCATGTTTTTGTAGGAGCTCTCAAAAATGGTTTTATATTCAGCTATATCTCTTTTATCCTAAAAACATTATTTTCCGATTATTTTAAGAAAGATAAAGCGCCTCTCCTTCAGTTTGACAAAGATTTTTTCATCAAGTATGCTCAACAAAAGAATCTCAACATTTCTTTGCTGAACTTATCAATTCCCAAAACCCGTTTTACCGTTGTTTTAAGCAATACGAATTAA
- a CDS encoding carbohydrate deacetylase, giving the protein MKSRLIINADDLGFTKGINEAIRKAHLEGFLSHASLMANMPYFEEAVEEVIGKCPDLKVGVHVNLTCGKALYKDNLLAKNAEFRNNFLSLLFKFKSQKVLTHIEQEIEHQILAIRNKGIEISHIDGHEHIHVIPSINKIVRKLAKKYDIPRIREINENFGESFKYNGRTASKANYIKLLLLKFLSQFNADSGKVKFYSILNTCEINAENLFSYLDNSQNDQVEIMLHPSLVDLDQNEKNLDSRFIDFLNSPYRTQEFELCFHAKFKDYL; this is encoded by the coding sequence ATGAAAAGTAGACTCATTATTAATGCCGATGATTTAGGTTTCACCAAAGGAATAAACGAAGCCATAAGAAAAGCTCATTTAGAAGGTTTTCTGAGTCATGCCAGCTTAATGGCGAATATGCCTTATTTTGAGGAAGCGGTAGAAGAAGTGATCGGAAAATGTCCCGATCTAAAAGTCGGTGTTCATGTGAATCTTACTTGTGGAAAAGCTTTGTATAAAGATAATTTACTGGCAAAAAACGCTGAGTTTAGAAATAATTTTTTGAGTTTGTTATTTAAATTCAAGTCTCAAAAAGTACTGACTCATATTGAGCAAGAAATTGAACATCAGATTTTGGCGATCCGGAATAAAGGAATTGAAATTTCACATATCGACGGGCACGAGCATATTCATGTCATTCCGTCCATCAATAAAATTGTCCGGAAGCTTGCAAAAAAATATGATATTCCGCGTATCCGGGAAATCAATGAAAACTTTGGAGAAAGCTTTAAATATAATGGAAGAACTGCCAGTAAAGCGAACTACATTAAACTTCTTTTATTGAAATTTTTAAGTCAGTTTAATGCGGATTCCGGAAAAGTTAAATTCTACAGTATTTTGAATACCTGTGAAATAAACGCTGAAAATCTGTTTTCCTATCTGGACAATTCTCAGAATGACCAGGTGGAAATCATGCTTCATCCAAGTCTTGTAGATTTGGATCAAAACGAAAAAAACTTAGACTCCCGCTTTATAGATTTTCTAAACTCACCTTACCGAACACAAGAATTTGAACTTTGCTTTCATGCAAAATTTAAAGATTATTTATAA
- a CDS encoding DUF6056 family protein, with protein sequence MTRNIVPQTVYIFINIACLFCLFYYPRTRDEFYYLSDLNLPQQFEECFNSYMHINPRIGQWITNFVSRSMLLKMIYGLLMFNGFFYMLYLLLFRKPPNFKDSDSVKKILMIVFIFVFLIKFFGEMFFYTPFGGNYTFIMPFYLWYIYVMLEYFVYDHDIFKNRKSFPFMLGIFLLGIFTGMGNEHIPPVLVGFTFLGFLYAVLKNKKWPSTVVIVYCLSLVIGYILLYFAPANVERYTTLENGSSAFQLTEYIKQGKAVLMMYRYYLQELSAVIILTGILLFMFSKKLKIAGEEKIKLGLLFTMGLIALPIVAYSPLIGLRLIFFTNTLWILCICYLLFLLLKEFKNKKIENFISSFSSACLVLFFTAGCFICYNAHKNSESVFEEIASKSKESNKVILEKGFDYFSDTFDYFNLNRRFLLENGTDYIDDDLSEDSTPEMIIKSKFHLEELSKKHEK encoded by the coding sequence ATGACCAGGAATATTGTACCGCAAACGGTTTATATTTTCATTAATATAGCCTGTCTATTCTGTCTTTTCTATTATCCTAGAACCAGAGACGAGTTTTATTATTTGTCTGATCTGAACCTTCCGCAGCAATTTGAGGAATGTTTTAATTCCTATATGCATATCAATCCGAGAATCGGGCAATGGATTACCAATTTTGTTTCAAGAAGCATGCTTCTGAAAATGATCTACGGACTTTTAATGTTCAATGGTTTTTTCTATATGCTGTATCTTTTACTGTTCAGAAAACCTCCGAATTTTAAAGATTCAGACAGTGTGAAAAAAATACTGATGATCGTTTTCATCTTTGTATTTCTCATCAAGTTCTTTGGCGAAATGTTTTTTTATACTCCTTTTGGAGGCAATTATACCTTCATTATGCCTTTTTATTTGTGGTATATCTATGTGATGCTGGAGTATTTTGTATATGATCACGATATTTTTAAAAATCGAAAATCCTTTCCATTCATGTTAGGTATTTTTCTTTTAGGAATATTTACCGGAATGGGAAATGAACATATCCCGCCGGTTTTGGTAGGCTTTACTTTTTTAGGCTTTTTATATGCTGTTCTGAAGAATAAAAAATGGCCTTCAACTGTAGTCATTGTGTATTGTTTATCGCTGGTTATCGGTTACATTTTGTTGTATTTCGCTCCTGCGAATGTCGAGAGATACACTACATTAGAGAATGGAAGTTCTGCATTTCAACTTACGGAATACATAAAACAGGGTAAAGCTGTACTGATGATGTATAGATATTATCTTCAGGAGCTTTCAGCTGTAATTATTCTGACAGGTATTCTTCTTTTTATGTTTTCTAAAAAGCTAAAGATAGCAGGAGAGGAGAAGATAAAGCTTGGTCTGCTTTTTACAATGGGACTTATTGCTCTTCCGATTGTAGCGTACTCTCCACTGATAGGATTACGGCTTATATTCTTCACAAATACCTTATGGATTCTGTGTATTTGCTATCTTTTATTCTTATTACTGAAAGAATTTAAGAATAAAAAAATAGAAAATTTCATTTCATCTTTTTCCTCCGCTTGTCTTGTTTTATTTTTTACGGCAGGATGCTTTATCTGCTATAATGCTCATAAAAACTCAGAAAGTGTTTTTGAAGAAATTGCTTCGAAAAGCAAGGAAAGCAATAAAGTGATTCTTGAAAAAGGATTCGATTACTTTTCAGATACGTTCGATTACTTTAATCTGAACAGAAGGTTTTTACTCGAAAACGGAACTGATTATATAGATGATGACCTGTCGGAAGACAGCACACCGGAAATGATTATTAAAAGCAAGTTTCACCTGGAAGAACTGTCTAAAAAACATGAAAAGTAG
- a CDS encoding glycosyltransferase family 2 protein produces MKFSILIANYNNGKFFKACYDSIIAQSYKNWEVIVVDDASTDNSVELINNLTNGDSRFKIFVNPQNGGCGYTKRKCMEYASGVYCGFLDPDDALFSNAIQDSVDYLEKSKYIATYSKLTFCDENLNITEDYAKIKQIDNRTDFFNSPIQVHHFFAFKREAYLKTEGIDPSLKSAVDQDLYLKLLEHGNARYLSVRMYKYRQHAQGISQSSSKEKAKESFAKVIFNTMKRRNLKSLNGKKIPDEYRNSKEIFDLLEYQNSVTYRLQKKLRIFVQQLFS; encoded by the coding sequence ATGAAATTCTCAATTCTTATAGCCAATTATAATAACGGAAAGTTTTTCAAAGCCTGTTATGATTCTATTATTGCCCAAAGCTATAAGAACTGGGAAGTAATCGTTGTGGATGATGCTTCTACGGATAATTCAGTAGAACTGATTAATAATTTAACAAATGGTGATTCACGATTTAAAATTTTTGTCAACCCACAAAACGGAGGTTGCGGTTATACCAAAAGAAAATGCATGGAGTATGCTTCGGGTGTCTATTGTGGTTTTCTGGATCCGGATGATGCCTTATTTTCTAATGCTATCCAGGATTCGGTAGATTATTTGGAGAAAAGTAAATATATAGCCACTTATTCTAAATTAACCTTTTGTGATGAAAACCTCAATATAACCGAAGACTATGCCAAGATAAAACAGATCGATAACAGGACGGATTTTTTCAATTCTCCGATACAGGTTCATCATTTTTTTGCATTCAAAAGAGAGGCTTACCTGAAAACAGAAGGTATAGATCCTTCATTAAAAAGTGCGGTGGATCAGGATTTATATTTAAAACTTCTGGAACATGGAAATGCCAGATATCTGTCTGTCCGGATGTATAAATACCGTCAACACGCTCAGGGAATTTCCCAGTCTTCATCCAAAGAAAAAGCTAAAGAATCTTTTGCCAAAGTAATTTTCAACACGATGAAAAGAAGGAATTTAAAATCTCTTAACGGTAAAAAAATCCCCGACGAATATCGTAATTCAAAAGAAATTTTTGATCTCCTGGAGTACCAGAATTCTGTTACTTACCGTTTACAAAAAAAACTCAGAATATTCGTTCAACAATTATTCAGCTAA
- a CDS encoding glycosyltransferase family 2 protein, whose product MKKVYIIISTYNEEGSVGMLTQSLEENLSTIQNCSYELVFVNDGSKDQTFVKLLDLQKIYQNITIINQSKNFGHELAMTAGMNYAVEQNFENEYAVLFMDADMQHPPEVAAELIRLWLAGDSLVLTKRTDNLDKGFRYKMMGNLYYWILNGISDVKIPRNMPDFRLLDKKYVLWMSSLNEHDRMFRGMLSLIGLTNATIINFEAPKRFAGQSNYNFLNLYKLAIDSVIQFSVKPLRIASLIGFLGCVFSFIFLTVSVYINFTNNEPRTGFLTLLCITVFFSSLTILFLGVIGEYIGRIHIQVKNRPLYFNDVIKKK is encoded by the coding sequence ATGAAAAAAGTTTACATCATTATTTCAACTTACAACGAAGAAGGTAGTGTAGGAATGCTCACTCAGTCTTTGGAAGAAAATTTGAGCACGATTCAAAATTGTTCTTATGAGCTGGTTTTCGTAAATGATGGATCAAAAGATCAGACGTTTGTAAAATTGCTGGATCTTCAAAAGATATATCAAAATATTACCATTATCAATCAATCTAAAAATTTTGGGCACGAATTGGCTATGACAGCAGGAATGAACTATGCCGTCGAACAAAATTTTGAAAATGAATATGCGGTTCTTTTCATGGATGCGGATATGCAGCATCCTCCTGAAGTGGCTGCAGAGTTGATCCGCTTGTGGTTAGCCGGAGATTCCCTGGTTCTTACCAAACGTACGGATAATTTAGATAAAGGATTTCGGTATAAAATGATGGGAAATCTTTACTATTGGATTTTAAATGGGATCTCAGATGTCAAAATTCCCAGAAATATGCCCGACTTCAGATTGCTGGATAAAAAATACGTGCTCTGGATGAGCAGCCTGAACGAACATGACAGAATGTTTCGCGGAATGCTTTCTCTAATCGGATTAACCAATGCAACGATTATTAATTTTGAAGCTCCCAAAAGATTTGCAGGACAGTCGAATTATAATTTTTTAAATCTTTATAAATTAGCCATCGACAGCGTTATCCAGTTTTCTGTGAAGCCGCTGAGAATAGCCTCATTGATCGGGTTTTTAGGATGTGTATTTTCTTTTATCTTTTTAACGGTTTCAGTGTATATTAATTTTACGAATAATGAACCAAGAACCGGATTTCTAACTCTTCTTTGCATTACCGTGTTTTTTAGCTCTTTAACCATCTTATTCTTGGGAGTGATAGGAGAATATATCGGGAGAATTCATATTCAGGTAAAAAACAGACCTTTGTATTTTAATGATGTAATAAAAAAGAAATGA